CGTACCTCTTTCTTGACGTATACATGCGTTTCGCGTATATggcgaataaatatttcgaagattAGATAAAGCATACCTTAGAACATAGATAACCTCATTGTCTACTGGCGTAGAATACACAGATgaatactaaaataatatataaaatgcacTATTTAAGCTCTATGCAAAGaacatattgtaataccgAGCCCTATACGATGCTTTGTTGTAGATTCCATCCATTTTTGAATATGACACAGTACGCgtaaaaaaagatatcgttTAAATCGCAATGCAGACAGATAAGAGTTAATCATTAAATAGTTAATTGTTtctaatgtataatattacaagtAATCTAGCATCGgctaaatttaaatgaaaacgaagaaaaccgAATGCCGGCTTTCAGATAAAATCCTGAAGGCAGGCGATTCTTAGCTAATAATATCAAGATGTCAAGGCATGAGATGTGATTGTAAGGTAGATGTGTATAGAGACATTAACTCCACCCATTTGTGAAACGACTACaaagtaaaagtaataaaaatagaaaggtTCGGTGAGTAGTAAAGTCATAATTGCGGAGTACCTATGTAAACGACTTCCATCTTGCTTGAGACTCTGCAGAGACGCAGCCACGGAATCGGCGACGTAACAATATCCAAGGGCAAGTTAGTGGAAAGCACAGAATATCACATCGGTTACAGTCGCCACGCCAAGTGGGCTGTCACAAATTGCACAATTTAGACGCAAACACTAGGGAACAATAACGATTGTCAACGACAAAATGAATCGATCTGAACTTCGAGCCGATCTCGACGATGAGGTTAGAATCGCGCGCGCACAACGCGCGACAACGGCGATCCGTATACGACACTTGTTGATTCCACACTGTCAAGAAGACCACTGCACCCGTATGCGAGCAAACACGTCGTCACTTACACACATGGACCTTtagctttctttctctttttctcccgtGCTCTCGTTCTCTATCTCCCTCacattctctttttctatctctttctcttgtttaCCTTGTTCTCACCGACAATAGCGTTTCTTTTAAGCCTTCAAAATCTTTAACGCGATTATAACTTATACGTGAAACCACAGTATTGTTGGTTATTCGCGCCTAATGCGAATATCGAGGAAACagcgagagaaacagagaaaacaGTATTCGGTGACGATAAGATGAAAAAGACACGGATAAACGATAGCTGATTCGCGAAccgaaaatataaaaggaaaagaactgCCAAACGTTCTTACTTTCATACGAGCGTCAATAGATCGCCCAACGAACCACACACCGGCTGAGTCTCAAGCAAACTGGCAACCTCGGAGTTCGGGACAAGTAAGGCCCAACTTCCCCCACCTGTACCCGCCCTCTAGCGATGTACACTTTCATTCTATCTCgctttttcttataaattgaagatcgttctttcctttattctcGGATGAGTTCTCCCTTTCCCTAACATATCGTAGGACTTTATTGATGTTCACGGAAAACAACGAAAGGAGTGTTAAAATTTGAGCCCAGCTAgttacgaattaaaattattcgataatcgACTAAGTCAAAATTacgaatgtaaaaattaattccataaTCGTACTTATGACGCTATACTGGTTAAGTCTATAAATTTTACAGTCGCatgacatttatataatttataggaaatttacgGGAAGCGACAAATAGTTTATCAAAGGAACTTGCGCAttagatacaaataaaatatctcgaaGGGTTAAACATAGATTGAAACAGATATAGAAAAACTACTATCTACGAGCAGTGAAACAGGCCCTCGGGCTCTTCCTTGTGGACCGTAAGGCCCAATGTATCACAGGTAAACAGGATCTCAGAAATCGAAAGAAGTAGTCTGTCTCGAATGAAACAGGTAGGAAGAGGTGGATCGTATAGCTccataatatgaatttttaattctatctATTGTCATACCGAGATCGATATTTCCTACAAGATCAAAAATAGTCTAATAAGAGCGGGTAAAAATagtctaataatttttatataatttaaatattttaataataattttaatattgaatatccaatttatatatatatatatatatatatatatatatatatatatatatatcaacaTAAGTTCAATTGTATACTCGATAATTCGTCGTTTGAAAAACCGTATTGAATGAAGACGAAACAAGATTAATGCAATTCTGAGAAATGCGTCTATATCTTTGCATTAGAGACCTCCCACAGCGTCGCGTCTCCAATTCTTCAACTAATCCAATCAATTCCAGCCATAGGTATATTATCGTTTAACGAATTGATATTCGTCCGACTATATCCGTCGTGATTGTTTTAACAATTGTAAAAACAAACcaattatgcaattttatcgtttgacATACTTACAAATATCATCATCCATACTTGTTTCCGGTTATATATGCATTTAAAATCACTAACTTCACGAATATTTCGTTGAATAGAATGCAATTTATCGCATGCTCACAATTGCTGAATACTTTGTACATTACACATTGTAGCACATTAAACAAATCACACTTTCTTTTGTAATATTGAACACTGTACAcgctattatttataacatcgAAATAATCAACTATTTTGTACTGATTACACAGTAAGATTCACTTTTTTATGCAACATCTTTCCCAAATATTAGACAACATTAGACACTCGACATTTACGATCGGACTTGTCAATGACTGCTAAAATAacactttattataattttattaaacatattttcaaagCTTTTTTGAAAGTTTCATATTCGATTAACGATGAACacagattttaaataatttttcaaaaacgGATTTTCCATGCGCACACATAATTAAATCTGGTTAGATGAGATTTTAGTGGATAGTACGGTACCATGAGGTGATCACACATGGATTTAGTTAACAAAGAACCTCATTCGGTGCAGTCTGTCGCGATACTGTAAGCCACTGTAAGGTGTTGAGAAGCTTGCTTCGTAGGCGATCTTCTTTCTGGAAGTCAGCGCCGACgcatcaaatattaaatttgttcgatCATCGAAAACTATTCCGGTGTCGTTAATTTGTCGCTTTCAGTGTCAATGAAACTGACACCAAAAATTCACTATAAACTGTCCATTGATGAACGTCCATGACTATGTTCGACTTAGAAAAACTATAAAACCACTATAGAACTTCATTTTAAGAATAAGTTTcagaatgttttaaatttccaaatacgaggaaaatattttgaaaaatataaacgacgttcaattaaaatattccgtgTCAAGGTTCATATACATCTGTTGCTGTTCCTACGCGAAATGTACTTACCAGAAATGTAGCATGTGTTCCAAAAATATCGTCACGTTCATATTATAAGCAGGAAAAATGGAGGGAatgatatttatcaatattgGAAGTAGTACACaaaagtaatatatgtattaatcgctagaataaaattgataataaatgtatCTTGAGAAATATGTAGGCGATTAgaagaaaatcgaataaaCGAATGAAACCTTTGAGtggtttgaaaaattattaggaaATATGTAGAGATTTAAAAGTGCTattcaagaaattttcgaaaataatattattaaaatttcacagaGTGATAAAGCACATCATCGATAATATTCAGCTACTTTGCATGTCCTTTAATCATTAGAAAAGATTTGATATAATTGCGCACGAAGATTTATAGTATAGGTAGTAAAGATTATTGTTGTCTATGAAATCAGagatattctatatatttatacttttattttcacttataatataatataatataataaaaagattaatctgatttatattcaaaaaaaACTTCTCATATTTAATCATAGTTTAAGATTCATAATACATGGAAATGACAGTGTATAGACAACAACGacttttttgtatattttcttatgtattattttctttcttctgtatATTACCATTTTTTGCATTACGGAACAAAGTAAAACGTGGTGTGAAACGTGATCGCGTTGATCacttctatttataattacataagtGACACAGAGTGCTAGTAACGAATGCGTTTTcctaataaatgaataaaatgaatagTGTGTTACACTGATACTATTAAAGTTAATAAGTAAAGCGAcaaactatattattttattatatatagtaccaatttatactatttttcagtcagaataaaaaaattgtccCTTTcactataattataaaactatgAAATCCTTTTGCATTGAGAGAaactaacaatttttttaaacacatgtttcgagtaatttttaaattacctttAATACTGGAAATTTGCTCCTCGACGCCCTCACCTTGCCATGGATCTCCCTCGACTTGAATAATCCAACGAATTTTTCTTGATTGCatctgaaaaaattgtatgatttctatttataagaAGGAAAACTCTGACAATCAAAACTCAAACATTACTTGTATAACATCGAACTGCACCAGATCAGTAGTTCACGCTAGTTTTAAAGTCGATATATCGGTATCGgtatatgattattttttacgGATAGAGTGTTTACAGATAATGCGACTTGAATGAGTTTCCTCAAACATAATATTAACCTTAACTAAATATGCTTTTATGTAACATATCTTTTCAATGTATATAttgacttttttaaattatgttgatacattttctaaaaattgattcttttaatttattactgcctaaaaaaatacaaattattaaatatgttattattatattattaaatatataatataaaataaataataaaatttattttataagaattacattattatacataaaaatatacataagaaattgaaagagagaaatgttATTAATCCTCACAGTTCGTAACAAATTGATATAGTTATCattagtataaaattaatatgatatGCGCTTGCCCGTGATTAGATGTCAACGATTAGATACGTAGCAATCGTGAATGGtattgaaatacaaattaatgttCCACATGAATAAATCTATGAACACGCAAACAATGTATAAGTTACCTTAAATATCGTCGAggaacataaaaaaaatatttattaacacgaTATTCATCGGACGACGTCTGAATACGCTGTTGCAGGCAATACTCGTTTCACACTGACAATGATTTGTCTGTCAACGGAAGTGACACTCTGTATTGTGACTATCTGGCGGTTCGTTGCATCGACCATGCGTGCTTGAATGTCGACTTTGCTAAGAAGAATTGTCAGAACTTCTACACCCACGGGTCTGTTAGTTATATGTGTGGACGATCAGAACTTTCGTTCACGAGATATTCTGACACAAGCACGAATCACTCTTAAATTCTCCTCTGTTATTAAGTGAAGCACACCATTCACTACCAATCCCTTTAACATGCATAATCTACTAGCATTatgaatacaatttaaaattgatcgaaGGTAATATTGAGCAAtgcttcttttattatttaacttaacaaattttatatcaatatttttcgtatctctaaataagaggaaagaaatataattatcatttatgaaaatctgaaataattattaacatttaactGCCTTATTATGTAAAAGGATATTATCTCGACGATTTATAAAACATGACCATTTAATCATTAAAGTTTACAGATATTAAATGGGCAAAGTATATGTTTAGATTTAGAATCaagctttttatattcaaaaaaatatcatattttttatgtaattttataaatcaaaatgttttaacTTCACTCTGCTTTTCaactaaaaattttgaaatttaaagttAGATAGATCGATCTGCGTGGTCGATCAAGTTATCCTGAAACGACGCATGCGTCGAAAATGGCTGCAATAGACGATTAAGCACGAGGTGGAAGTAAAGGTTGACGATAAACGCAACACGAAATCTTTGTGAActcaaagaaaaaataaaaattagaacgtaaaaatgtatttgatGTATTATCTAAATGAGAATGGAGATCGAGTGTATACATTGAAGgtaataaatgtaatgtaTTTTGTTGTAGATTACATTacgtttgtttgtttattgttTGTACAAAAAATGCATTATTTTTCCTTGTTAAGTCTATTTTGTGTTTACATAGTCTAGTTTCTTACACAGACATATGGAAGCATTAATTTCTTACtctgtaatatattttgtatttatatattttgtatttatattgtatttatatatatttataaccttattttttttttttttgttttatagaaaatggATCCAAATGGAAAACCGACACTATCGGCTCATCCAGGTATATAATAGATCTTATTTTGTATCTGTTgcaactaattaataaaaagaattatttcagctcgattttctcctgaagataaatattcaagagAAAGGATAACATTAAAACGAAGATTTGGCTTGTTACTCACACAACAACCACTACcaacatattaatatttttatgtctaTAATTATATGCGTATATATTGCGTAGTAATGGTATTGAATATAATAgcctaaaatatttatatgatatttcttACTGTTTGAATACGGAACTGAACCTTCGACGCCTACAACTTCCCCTTTTGGTAATCTAAATGTCTGCTATCCCCATTTGTGTTAAAACATTCATagcatttataattatacttggGTGCAAATTATGTATGAAATGCaattaatatcttatatataatgggttaattattcattttatttaataaaatttgtttttattcagAATCTAGTTCATCTtaacatgtacatataaaaaataaaagttttattgtaATCTATTGTACAGTGTCTAATTATTTTGAgtagaatacaattttatcaaataatgtTTCAACAAGATTACATAGAACtgactttaatattttaatcttaatactatgtcaaaaatattgtaaaattttatgaaaccctttgtattatagaaaaaattaaaacctGAATTGCATATAATAAAACTTGTAGACTCAAAACTAGTACCAACATTCTATGACACTTGTAATTTTCACTACGTACATTGTACTAAACTTAAAATGCAGAATAACAATATGTATACTATTTAACATAtccaaatatatttgtatacacatattcaaatatatatatgcacatcttttattcgttttttgtCATTTCAAAATGACATTTAACATTTtgcgttaaaaataatttcttttaattgtttagATTGCAAATACATTgagaaatatgtttaataattcattcataatatttcattacctatctattaattaataaataatgtggAAATAAACACttatccattatatttttctaaaatacattttatattatactgaaaaatattattttatttcgaaaatgtcaaattttgacattttctaaatatcatATTGAGTgagtattataataattatcttatttacagaattaatgatcttattaaatcaaaagataatttcctaattatgatggcaatataattataccttttgtaatattcatattttgaataatgaaGCTAAgaagtaaatgtaatataaataatattattaataatattatcaattataagatatattattataagatatatatatatatatatatatatatcttgttctttgtatatacttacatatacttacatttttcacaaatatttattacagaacACATCTTTATCCTTAAGATGTTACTTATTTCctgtgatatttttatattgtttatattatacaaactgTATAATTTCAAGTGCTTATTCAATGTTACGAGTATATTCTTGATAAACTTTTGTACAAATTCTACAGAATTGTATTTAACGAAAGAACTGAATATTCAATCACTCTAGAACTAATATAACACAATTTGTAAGAGCTCcaaaatcgaatgaaattatcaCGAATCTTTTATTGTAAATCTAGCATATAGAACatacgtaaaaaattaaatatttagaaaataggAAACAGTTTAaggtatataattatactattatagGTACATGATGGAAAAACTGTAAGTATGTTacattaaaatagaaataacaaaCTTTTACAACTTATTTCTCTCGAATTAAATCGAACAGAAAAATGTGTTGATTGAATTTTACACGTGGACTATACAACAATATCGAAAAATGAACATTGTTCAATAAGTTCACTAGAATGTAAATCACATTACTGCACAAAAgaaaacattatattgtagCAGTATTTCTCAACTATGAAACCTCTGAGTTTTACCTACTGCTTAAATATTGtcatattatttctttgcttttatAATGGCAAAACTTAAACTTATAATTgcttgttattaataaaaataaacaatgatgcaaattgaaatttgttttttgaacaaatattgtataaacatGTAACTtcgaacaatatatataaattttatttgtccaAAATTCAAATCtcaatctaaaaatataaaaatataaacaaattaatataatgatgattgataaattaataatagtaatattatatatatataatataaatatatattataatatatattatataaatattataaatatatattataacatatatatatatattataatatatattatatatatattatatactctGTATCATAGAAATATACCAAACAACGTAGAAATTGTCTTGATCAATGTGCAtacaatttgcattttatatataccataggtgtattatatatttttaatatcaatatctGCATTCAATTTGCTTCTGATGGTGCTGCTGGTAGAACATGAACTTGTTGTGCTTTACTAGCATTGTAAACTTGGCCTGGACTAAATGGTTCTAGTCTTGAACTAGAAGCTATTTCACTTTTTCGAATCATatctttaaaaagttaataagtGTTAGTAATATGAAGTtgtgaaaatgtaaaacgaattatgcaaatgtatctttaatattttaagattttttaGTATTGGGATACCTACCACTTTTGGATTCTGGTGCTGGAATATATCGGGACAATCTAACAACGGGTAGGGGTAAATAACCACTAGTTAATGGCATCACGTCCAATGTGACACTTTGTTTCTCTAACACTTCCAAAGACACAATACCAGCAGTACGACCACATACAGCCCACATGGCTTGATCAGCAAGAACTTCATACATTAATTGTGGTGAAGGATTTGGATTTGGACTAGGTAACATACGTGTTACTGTGAGATAAAGATGGCACATGCTACCAGCACGACAAAATTCACCTCCATTTCCAGCTGCTTCAACTTTTGAAGACACTGTAAATAAAGTCtggaaaatgatattataaatagaaactcacctctttgaaatattttaaaaataaattttatattttacatttcattattattaaattattacataagtTACAACtcataattattaagaaaaatgagccaaagaaataattatattcttaccACATAATCTGTAATATCAAAATTGCATCTATAAAGACTGCATGctttttccattctttgtaaattatgaatttgtaGAGGATCctcattgatatttaaatcgtTCAGATCTTCAGTATCATTGATTGgtatatattttacacgaaaATCAGTCTTTATTGGCATCAAAGACTTTTCATCTTTACCAATTTCAAGTTCCCACATAAATGATACATTTATTCCATTACCTATTACTAATCTCTGACCAGCAATAGGATTTAAGCTTTTAAAGTTAATATCTATTGATGTTGCTGTTGTTAATTCTGGCTCAATTAGTTGTAGAAGTTGATTTGTTAATCCtgttacaattatttgaagaaatttcctctcttttGCAGTATGGAGTTTCATATTTGACATAAGTGGTGGACCAAAATGTAAAGGTATGCTTTCCTCCAAACCCCATGGACATTGGATATTCAGCTATAAAagtttacaatattaattttttttaaattacatatttctttatatatatatatataaatatataatatattatatatattatatattatatattataaatattatatatatataaatatataatatattatatatattatatattatatattataaatattatatatatataaatatataatgtatatatatatataatatttatatataatataattatatatatatatatatattatttcgatttttaaaatatatgaaaacatACTTTATGTTCCATTGATAAAGAATCTTTCTTTGGTGGTAATTCTGCTAGAACTTTAAACTTTAACCATATTGTTTGAAATGGTTCACAAAATGGCAGTGATATTTCTAGTTCTTTAGACATTGTTTCTTGTGAACCATCGACTTGTATTATCAATCCCCTAGACGTACGTAATttaagtttcatttcatttgttatttttatacttccgCTCATAATAACTAATTCTATGCCTTGAATAAGACCTGCCAATAAGTCTCTActatatttcatagaaattgtAGGTTGAGTCTTAGCTACTTCATAACATAACCGAGGATTTAAGATAGgtgataaaaattccaatttttcctCAATCACTAATGATATTTGACCAACTTTGTAAAAACCAGGCTGATCTATACGCCTAGTTAATGTAACCATGTTCATACCTGGTTTCACAATAAAATCATCACATGATAGCGCTTTACTAAAATCACCTTTTGCATTTACTGATGGTTTCCTATGTTTTGTACTATCAGAACGTCTTACAATAGGCTTAGTGTTTCTGTGTAAGACACTAGCCGATCCGAGgcttttatcttctttataaTCTAAATATGAATATACTTGTAATTGAAGCAAACTTGGATCAAATGGTCTCATATCTTCTAGAGTACATTTCGATAATAATGGAATTGATGGTTCAGGTGGTAACTTCGAacccttttttttattaggtAATAGAGGTTTTTGAACTTCTTCAACAGATATAGACGCTTTAGTACATTTTACTTCTCTAGGAAACAaactttgtatatatatttcgatattgacCACGCAGTCTTGCACTACTTTATCCATCACTTTAACTTCCATACTGAGTACTACAAAAGCACATCCGAGTTCTACAAGTAAGGGTTGTGGTGATGAGATCATTTTCATATACCCGAacatttcttcaaaataaGTATTACGAACagtaatatgtaatacatCCAAACTGGCAATAGCAGcacatatttttgtatatttttcaacatcATCCATTCTTTTGTAGCACTGTGCCAATTCAAGTTGAGTTTGTGCTGCTAAGTGCCTCCAGCCTTCATCAGTGTACGTTTTTAAGGCATCCGATAAAAATGCAACAGCTTTTTGATTCTCGCCAAGCTCGCTATAAAATTGTGCTAACTCTTTCCCGATTAATCTGGCTGATCGAATTCGGCCTACATGTTTATAAGTACCCATAGCTAATTCTGCATGTTCAAGATATTGTTTCTTGAATGCCTCTTTAGACGAAAGtgcttcttttaatttatcggTAGGTGTTAATTTCCCTTCTATCTGTGGTTCAGAATCTCCCATACCAGCTATTAGGTAAACAACTGTGTGTAGTTGTTCACTAGATGGCTCACTTCCAGGCATTAAGCCACataattttcctaaatttcccaactaaaataaattagaataaagATTTAactatcataatactataaataatattattacataatttctattaatatgtCTCGTAACTTACTTTATCCCTAGCAAGAGCCCATAAACTCGCGGTATGTAAGGAACAAAGGTCCAGTTGCTGATtgttatcaatattatatgaTGATAATTGACAAGCTTGAAGCACTTCTAACGCACAAAGAAAAGACCAACATTCAATGGATCCTTCAGGTCGCTGAACTTCTAATATACGTAATTCACTTAATGTATTATGAACAAATGATAAGCACCTTTGCGCAacctaaattaaaatatcgtcgtatgtttatattcataatgaaattaaatctaTGAATAAAATCAGTCTTAATATATACCAACCTCCCATAGTTTGTTAAGTGATAGTAACATGGCACATTGTCTACTGAATAAATAACTTCTAAGATCTAATAGTGATGCTTTACATTCAGCCAGAAGGTTCCTTAAATGATGATTTGTACCATTACTTAAATTAACGCCACCCCAGTTATTTAATGgggtttgaaataaatttaaccaAATTGGTGtatctacaaatttttaaataacagattaattttataatttgaaaaaatagataatagaaaaaaaaatgagaatatcATACCTCCTACATTAGAATTAAGCACAAACTGTGTAAAAAGAGCATCCAATTCATCATACTGTACTAATGCTTCATCATATAATCCTAACATTTGTAAAACAAATGCAAGTTCTTCCTGAAAAAgagaattaatatatatacaggatTAAAGCCCcaaaatagtaattaatttcaatcaacTAATAATCAGTTTACCTGCAGTAAGAAATAGTGACAGAAATTCCAGTTTGGgtgatttctattttctctttgttctcTAATAATATCTTCAAAATGAGATAGTCTTTTATCATATGCAGTAAGCATTAAATAACGTATACGGCTAACTAAACTTCTCCATGATTCAGCTGAGCGCATTTCTGATTTTATTGGATTTATTACAGCACAACAtctatataatacattaaacataagatataataaagaaatcacatgtaaaaatatatttatcaaatattcactgattaattattacttcACCTATCACCATGCTTAGCAGCAAAATCACTGCGAATTTTGTCTAAAACTGTTGTCCTAGGTAATAACTTGTTAGTTTTTTTTATGTCATAAGTTTCTACTATAACAATCATCCAATCCTGAATGTGATATTGTGTTAATGTTTTTAACCAGTTATCTATGTCTTCTCTAATACTTGTTTTATAAGTATCTACATCCTGTAATCTCAATATACATAATCAGAAAAGTATGGAACAAATATGTaagtataacaaattttactcatgagatatttaaataattataatattaatttacttacaGAACATTCAGTccaataaatatgaaatattggCTGCTTTATCAAATGCCAATCTTTCTCAGTTGGCAAAATATCCTTAGAAAATGGCAAAAATGTTGCTCCAAGTTTGACTTGTTTAATTGGTCTACTAAATGATCTACGCCATTCCACTGTATCAGCAGATATGGCTTGGAATAAACTGTTTTCcaatgtagaaaataatttgtcatCTCCTGCATCTATATTGGAGAAatcattaaaatacattaaagtaacacaaacaaaaataactcTTATATATGCTCTTTCTTAAATGtgttataattaaagtaaaaaatgagtaatatatttgataacaATTAaccagaaataaaatattgtacatgaaaaaaaattattataaaaagagaGTTAAcctatttaaaataacatatgTTCATCAATGACGAAtgctaattatttaaaaagtcttaattatagcttaaaaattattattataagctATACAGCTTTAAACATGTATATCATATCATGAAcgatcttaattaaaaaaagaaaaagaaatgttatatagATTGACAGTTCATCAAGAGCGCAAATAACAATACTTAACAATAGTGTCACCATACAGaggttaaatatattaatatttttgattaataaaCTTACATGTAACAATTGGCTTAATATCCATAAATGTATTTGATCTACATTCAGCACCCAAAGACGACCCCCCATTGCAATTCATTTCTAAAGATTGGCAGTTGCTTCGCGAACTTGCTTTTAATCATTACAACTTTACGTCACTTTTGCtactttatacaaaaattattttttagtttatcttgaaataaaatatttagcacTTCAATGTTCTCTCTATATT
The nucleotide sequence above comes from Bombus pyrosoma isolate SC7728 linkage group LG1, ASM1482585v1, whole genome shotgun sequence. Encoded proteins:
- the LOC122577673 gene encoding trafficking protein particle complex subunit 10 isoform X1, translating into MNCNGGSSLGAECRSNTFMDIKPIVTYAGDDKLFSTLENSLFQAISADTVEWRRSFSRPIKQVKLGATFLPFSKDILPTEKDWHLIKQPIFHIYWTECSDVDTYKTSIREDIDNWLKTLTQYHIQDWMIVIVETYDIKKTNKLLPRTTVLDKIRSDFAAKHGDRCCAVINPIKSEMRSAESWRSLVSRIRYLMLTAYDKRLSHFEDIIREQRENRNHPNWNFCHYFLLQEELAFVLQMLGLYDEALVQYDELDALFTQFVLNSNVGDTPIWLNLFQTPLNNWGGVNLSNGTNHHLRNLLAECKASLLDLRSYLFSRQCAMLLSLNKLWEVAQRCLSFVHNTLSELRILEVQRPEGSIECWSFLCALEVLQACQLSSYNIDNNQQLDLCSLHTASLWALARDKLGNLGKLCGLMPGSEPSSEQLHTVVYLIAGMGDSEPQIEGKLTPTDKLKEALSSKEAFKKQYLEHAELAMGTYKHVGRIRSARLIGKELAQFYSELGENQKAVAFLSDALKTYTDEGWRHLAAQTQLELAQCYKRMDDVEKYTKICAAIASLDVLHITVRNTYFEEMFGYMKMISSPQPLLVELGCAFVVLSMEVKVMDKVVQDCVVNIEIYIQSLFPREVKCTKASISVEEVQKPLLPNKKKGSKLPPEPSIPLLSKCTLEDMRPFDPSLLQLQVYSYLDYKEDKSLGSASVLHRNTKPIVRRSDSTKHRKPSVNAKGDFSKALSCDDFIVKPGMNMVTLTRRIDQPGFYKVGQISLVIEEKLEFLSPILNPRLCYEVAKTQPTISMKYSRDLLAGLIQGIELVIMSGSIKITNEMKLKLRTSRGLIIQVDGSQETMSKELEISLPFCEPFQTIWLKFKVLAELPPKKDSLSMEHKLNIQCPWGLEESIPLHFGPPLMSNMKLHTAKERKFLQIIVTGLTNQLLQLIEPELTTATSIDINFKSLNPIAGQRLVIGNGINVSFMWELEIGKDEKSLMPIKTDFRVKYIPINDTEDLNDLNINEDPLQIHNLQRMEKACSLYRCNFDITDYVTLFTVSSKVEAAGNGGEFCRAGSMCHLYLTVTRMLPSPNPNPSPQLMYEVLADQAMWAVCGRTAGIVSLEVLEKQSVTLDVMPLTSGYLPLPVVRLSRYIPAPESKSDMIRKSEIASSSRLEPFSPGQVYNASKAQQVHVLPAAPSEAN